One stretch of Microplitis mediator isolate UGA2020A chromosome 9, iyMicMedi2.1, whole genome shotgun sequence DNA includes these proteins:
- the LOC130674760 gene encoding mucin-2-like, producing the protein MKINWILCDFANRVLIYQKYDDGKPLFNSAVDEKKITTNYQRKWHNYLLDQPSYRCFAAKMNLSLRVDNKVPSDCIIRSNSSSIVFNNKTTIVPPKNGFTSTAEELKTSTASTADDLEPLTASTAEELKTWTAFTAEDLEPLIASTAEELETSTASTAEDLEPLTGSTAEKLMTSTASTAEELRTLTTSTAEDLEPLTTSTAEELETSTASTAEDLEPPTASTADDLEPLTASTAEELMTSTASTAKELRTSTASTTEDLDPLTASTAEELKTWTVSTAEDLEPLTTSTVEELETSTASTAEDLEPLTASTAEDLEPLTASTAEELRTSTASTAEDLDPLTASTAEELKTWTAFTAEDLEPLTASTAEELMTSRASTVEELRTSTASTAEDLEPLTASTAEKLMTSRASTVEELRTSTASTAEDLDPLTASTAEELKTWTASTAEDLEPLTASTAEELMTSRASTAEELRTLTASTAEDLEPLTTSTAEELETSTASTAEDLEPPTASTAEKLMTSTASTAEDLEPLTASTAEELMTSRASTVEELRTSTASTAEDLDPLTASTAEELKTWTAFTAEDLEPLTASTAEELMTSRASTVEELRTSTASTAEDLDPLTASTAEELKTWTASTAEDLEPLTTSTVEELETSTASTAEDLEPLTASTAEDLEPLTASTAEELMISRASTAEELRTLTASTAEDLEPLTTSTVEKLETSTASTAENLEPLTASTAEKLMTSTASTAEDLEPLTASTAEELMTSRASTVEELRTSTASTAEDLDPLTASTAEELKTWTAFTAEDLEPLTASTAEELMTSRASTVEELRTSTASTAEDLEPLTASTAEELMTSRASTVEELRTSTASTAEDLDPLTASTAEELKTWTASTAEDLEPLTASTAEELMTSRASTAEELRTLTASTAEDLEPLTTSTAEELETSTASTAEDLEPPTASTADDLEPLTASTAEELMTSTASTAEELRTSTASTTEDLDPLTTSTVEELKTWTASTAEHLEPLTTSTVEELETSTASTAEDLEPLTASTAEDLEPLTASTAEELMTSRASTAEELRTLTASTAEDLEPLTTSMAEELETSTASTAEDLEPPTASTADDLEPLTASTAEELMTSRASTAEELRTSTASTAEDLEPPTASTAEELRTSTASTTEDLDPLTVSTAEELKTWTASTAEDLEPLTTSTVEKLETSTASTAENLEPLTASTAEKLMTSTASTAEDLEPLTASTAEELMTSRASTVEELRTSTASTAEELRTSTAFTAEDLKPSTALTADELELLTASTIEEPESLSAVTTIPDSSTAVTTGKSDTLTTPHDERTTLLSLKIDASTDSRTVGNHIIFTKYIYIAIGAFVLLAVILALVFGYFRRRQHNEFYVTESVKFCKPSEVYLQMTVIASPETCPVYSV; encoded by the exons atgaaaatcaatTGGATTCTATGCGATTTTGCAAACAGGGTActcatttatcaaaaatatg aTGATGGAAAGCCGTTGTTTAACAGTGCAGTCGatgaaaagaaaataacaacaaattaTCAAAGGAAATGGCACAATTATTTACTTGACCAGCCAAGCTATCGATGTTTTGCAGCAAAGATGAATTTATCGCTACGCGTAGATAATAAg GTACCATCAGACTGCATAATTAGAAGTAATTCATCTTCCATAGTGTTTAACAATAAAACCACAATCGTACCGCCAAAAAATGGATTTACTTCCACGGCTGAAGAGCTAAAGACATCGACAGCCTCCACGGCTGACGATTTAGAACCACTGACAGCATCGACGGCTGAAGAACTAAAGACATGGACAGCCTTCACGGCTGAAGATTTGGAACCGCTGATAGCCTCTACAGCTGAAGAACTAGAGACATCTACAGCCTCTACGGCTGAGGACTTGGAACCGCTAACAGGCTCTACGGCTGAAAAACTAATGACATCGACAGCCTCTACGGCTGAAGAACTAAGAACATTGACAACCTCTACGGCTGAAGATTTGGAACCGCTGACAACCTCTACGGCTGAAGAACTAGAGACGTCGACAGCCTCTACGGCTGAGGACTTGGAACCGCCAACAGCCTCTACGGCTGACGATTTAGAACCATTGACAGCATCGACGGCTGAAGAACTAATGACATCGACAGCCTCTACGGCTAAAGAACTAAGAACATCGACAGCCTCTACGACTGAAGATTTGGATCCGCTGACAGCCTCTACGGCTGAAGAACTAAAGACATGGACAGTCTCTACGGCTGAAGATTTGGAACCACTGACAACCTCTACGGTTGAAGAACTAGAGACGTCGACAGCCTCTACGGCTGAGGACTTGGAACCGCTAACAGCCTCTACGGCTGAAGATTTAGAACCACTGACAGCATCGACGGCTGAAGAACTAAGAACATCGACAGCCTCTACGGCTGAAGATTTGGATCCGCTGACAGCCTCTACGGCTGAAGAACTAAAGACATGGACAGCCTTCACGGCTGAAGATTTAGAACCACTGACAGCATCGACGGCTGAAGAACTAATGACATCGAGAGCCTCTACGGTTGAAGAACTAAGAACATCGACAGCCTCTACGGCTGAAGATTTAGAACCACTGACAGCATCGACGGCTGAAAAACTAATGACATCGAGAGCCTCTACGGTTGAAGAACTAAGAACATCGACAGCCTCTACGGCTGAAGATTTGGATCCGCTGACAGCCTCTACGGCTGAAGAACTAAAGACATGGACAGCCTCTACGGCTGAAGATTTAGAACCACTGACAGCATCGACGGCTGAAGAACTAATGACATCGAGAGCCTCTACGGCTGAAGAACTAAGAACATTGACAGCCTCTACGGCTGAAGATTTGGAACCGCTGACAACCTCTACGGCTGAAGAACTAGAGACGTCGACAGCCTCTACGGCTGAGGACTTGGAACCGCCAACAGCCTCTACGGCTGAAAAACTAATGACATCGACAGCCTCTACGGCTGAAGATTTAGAACCACTGACAGCATCGACGGCTGAAGAACTAATGACATCGAGAGCCTCTACGGTTGAAGAACTAAGAACATCGACAGCCTCTACGGCTGAAGATTTGGATCCGCTGACAGCCTCTACGGCTGAAGAACTAAAGACATGGACAGCCTTCACGGCTGAAGATTTAGAACCACTGACAGCATCGACGGCTGAAGAACTAATGACATCGAGAGCCTCTACGGTTGAAGAACTAAGAACATCGACAGCCTCTACGGCTGAAGATTTGGATCCGCTGACAGCCTCTACGGCTGAAGAACTAAAGACATGGACAGCCTCTACGGCTGAAGATTTGGAACCACTGACAACCTCTACGGTTGAAGAACTAGAGACGTCGACAGCCTCTACGGCTGAGGACTTGGAACCGCTAACAGCCTCTACGGCTGAAGATTTAGAACCACTGACAGCATCGACGGCTGAAGAACTAATGATATCGAGAGCCTCTACGGCTGAAGAACTAAGAACATTGACAGCCTCTACGGCTGAAGATTTGGAACCACTGACAACCTCTACGGTTGAAAAACTAGAGACGTCGACAGCCTCTACGGCTGAGAACTTGGAACCGCTAACAGCCTCTACGGCTGAAAAACTAATGACATCGACAGCCTCTACGGCTGAAGATTTAGAACCACTGACAGCATCGACGGCTGAAGAACTAATGACATCGAGAGCCTCTACGGTTGAAGAACTAAGAACATCGACAGCCTCTACGGCTGAAGATTTGGATCCGCTGACAGCCTCTACGGCTGAAGAACTAAAGACATGGACAGCCTTCACGGCTGAAGATTTAGAACCACTGACAGCATCGACGGCTGAAGAACTAATGACATCGAGAGCCTCTACGGTTGAAGAACTAAGAACATCGACAGCCTCTACGGCTGAAGATTTAGAACCACTGACAGCATCGACGGCTGAAGAACTAATGACATCGAGAGCCTCTACGGTTGAAGAACTAAGAACATCGACAGCCTCTACGGCTGAAGATTTGGATCCGCTGACAGCCTCTACGGCTGAAGAACTAAAGACATGGACAGCCTCTACGGCTGAAGATTTAGAACCACTGACAGCATCGACGGCTGAAGAACTAATGACATCGAGAGCCTCTACGGCTGAAGAACTAAGAACATTGACAGCCTCTACGGCTGAAGATTTGGAACCGCTGACAACCTCTACGGCTGAAGAACTAGAGACGTCGACAGCCTCTACGGCTGAGGACTTGGAACCGCCAACAGCCTCTACGGCTGATGATTTAGAACCATTGACAGCATCGACGGCTGAAGAACTAATGACATCGACAGCCTCTACGGCTGAAGAACTAAGAACATCGACAGCCTCTACGACTGAAGATTTGGATCCGCTGACAACCTCTACGGTTGAAGAACTAAAGACATGGACAGCCTCCACGGCTGAACATTTGGAACCACTGACAACCTCTACGGTTGAAGAACTAGAGACGTCGACAGCCTCTACGGCTGAGGACTTGGAACCGCTAACAGCCTCTACGGCTGAAGATTTAGAACCACTGACAGCATCGACGGCTGAAGAACTAATGACATCGAGAGCCTCTACGGCTGAAGAACTAAGAACATTGACAGCCTCTACGGCTGAAGATTTGGAACCGCTGACAACCTCTATGGCTGAAGAACTAGAGACGTCGACAGCCTCTACGGCTGAGGACTTGGAACCGCCAACAGCCTCTACGGCTGACGATTTAGAACCATTGACAGCATCGACGGCTGAAGAACTAATGACATCGAGAGCCTCTACGGCTGAAGAACTAAGAACATCGACAGCCTCTACGGCTGAGGACTTGGAACCGCCAACAGCCTCTACGGCTGAAGAACTAAGAACATCGACAGCCTCTACGACTGAAGATTTGGATCCGCTGACAGTCTCTACGGCTGAAGAACTAAAGACATGGACAGCCTCCACGGCTGAAGATTTGGAACCACTGACAACCTCTACGGTTGAAAAACTAGAGACGTCGACAGCCTCTACGGCTGAGAACTTGGAACCACTAACAGCCTCTACGGCTGAAAAACTAATGACATCGACAGCCTCTACGGCTGAAGATTTAGAACCACTGACAGCATCGACGGCTGAAGAACTAATGACATCGAGAGCCTCTACGGTTGAAGAACTAAGAACATCGACAGCCTCTACGGCTGAAGAACTCCGAACATCAACAGCATTTACGGCTGAAGACCTGAAGCCATCAACAGCCTTAACGGCTGATGAACTAGAACTGCTGACAGCCTCTACGATTGAAGAACCAGAATCGTTGTCAGCTGTTACGACAATACCTGATTCGTCGACAGCCGTCACGACTGGTAAATCTGATACGTTAACTACTCCTCACGATGAGAGAACAACATTGTTGTCATTGAAAATTGACGCATCTACTGATAGTAGAACTGTAGGTAATCATATAATCTtcacaaaatatatttatatagcaATCGGTGCATTTGTACTCCTGGCTGTGATTCTAGCGCTTGTATTCGGCTATTTCCGCCGACGTCAACATAATGAATTTTATGTAACTGAGTCAGTCAAATTCTGTAAGCCATCAGAAGTATATCTACAGATGACAGTTATTGCTTCTCCTGAGACTTGCCCCGTTTATTCGGTTTAA